A single genomic interval of Lathyrus oleraceus cultivar Zhongwan6 chromosome 7, CAAS_Psat_ZW6_1.0, whole genome shotgun sequence harbors:
- the LOC127103340 gene encoding uncharacterized protein LOC127103340, with protein MDYNKRNTLKYSFKNFKLDDLRKLGALVEDQEGFKDKYGRLLSLLRIQVKDGLLSTLLQFYDPDYHCFTFPDYQLLPTLEEYSQLVGLPIVDKSPFPFLEKDPKEEDIAKAICLKVSDIKGNMITKGGTVGLPTHFLIKKAQYYADNLSMPTFETILALLIYGMLLFPSFEGFVDINAIKIFMKNNPVPTLLGNTYHSIHLRNFHGGGMITCCVPLLYKWFISHLPKSFLSLDKGFWSPRVMALTHSDIVWYNRVYDGILIIDSCGDFANVPLLGFNGGISYNPVLARRQLGYPLKEPPKSVHVEKIFFKGDKELQDQIVSAWRHLHKKGKESLGKPNCVSMEPYLRWVRERAIKLKMPYPRQDPLPPRKEPVLVFMSEAEKLEIALKRAQHEAETWKNKYQVIVSENEELQKQLQAKNEEVLSYKKRRIYEDLFSSDSPPTR; from the coding sequence ATGGATTACAATAAGAGAAACACCTTGAAATACTCTTTTAAGAATTTTAAGTTGGATGACCTAAGGAAGCTAGGAGCTTTGGTTGAAGATCAAGAGGGGTTCAAGGACAAGTACGGAAGGCTATTATCCTTATTAAGAATCCAAGTGAAGGATGGACTTCTTTCTACGTTactacagttctatgatccggatTACCATTGTTTCACGTTCCCAGATTATCAGCTATTACCTACCTTAGAAGAGTACTCTCAGTTGGTGGGGTTACCTATTGTGGATAAGTCTCCGTTCCCTTTCTTAGAGAAGGACCCTAAAGAGGAAGACATTGCTAAAGCCATATGCTTAAAGGTGTCCGACATCAAAGGCAACATGATCACCAAAGGCGGAACTGTAGGGTTACCTACGCATTTCTTAATCAAGAAAGCCCAATATTATGCCGATAATTTAAGCATGCCTACCTTTGAAACAATCCTTGCTTTGCTTATTTATGGAATGCTACTCTTCCCAAGTTTTGAAGGATTCGTTGACATTAACGCCATCAAAATATTCATGAAGAACAATCCCGTACCAACGTTATTGGGTAACACTTATCATTCCATACATCTCCGGAATTTTCATGGTGGAGGAATGATCACCTGTTGCGTGCCTTTattatacaagtggtttatttcgcacttgcccAAGTCTTTTTTGAGTCTTGACAAGGGATTTTGGTCACCAAGGGTCATGGCGCTGACACACTCGGACATCGTTTGGTataatcgtgtgtatgatggaATACTAATTATCGACAGCTGTGGAGACTTTGCCAACGTACCTTTACTCGGTTTTAATGGAGGAATCAGCTACAATCCAGTCCTAGCTCGCCGACAGTTAGGGTATCCCTTGAAAGAACCGCCTAAAAGTGTTCATGTGGAGAAAATCTTCTTTAAGGGTGACAAAGAACTTCAAGATCAGATTGTATCCGCTTGGCGTCATTTGCACAAGAAAGGAAAAGAAAGTTTGGGAAAGCCGAATTGTGTGTCTATGGAACCCTATCTTCGTTGGGTCCGGGAAAGAGCCATCAAGCTGAAGATGCCTTATCCTCGCCAAGATCCTTTACCTCCGAGAAAAGAACCTGTTTTAGTATTCATGTCCGAAGCCGAAAAGTTGGAAATCGCTTTGAAGAGAGCACAACATGAGGCAGAAACGTGGAAAAATAAATATCAGGTTATCGTCAGTGAGAATGAAGAGCTACAAAAGCAGCTGCAGGCGAAGAATGAAGAAGTGCTTTCTTACAAAAAGAGAAGAATCTACGAGGATTTATTTTCCTCCGACTCTCCGCCTACTCGTTGA